The Triticum dicoccoides isolate Atlit2015 ecotype Zavitan unplaced genomic scaffold, WEW_v2.0 scaffold102385, whole genome shotgun sequence region TGCTCGGAGCCCAGTGCATATCTTCATCCATGCCACACAACCAAGCTATGGCTTTGTTAAAATAAAGGGAAGAGTTCAAATCTGTGGCCGTATAAAAATGGATTGCACCATGTCCACAAAATTAACCTATTAAAGAATGTTCTTTAATTTGGCTTCAGAATTGCAGAAAGCCAGCATGGACGCAGCGACCGATCAGTCCTAAAAGATGGTATGATTAacatgtttttcatcaccagccaaGACAAATCAAATAAATGATGTTATTCGGCCTCTTTATACATGACCATATGAGATAAAACTAATTGTGGATTTGTCCAACAAGAAGATTGTCATATCTGCTAAACTTGTACACACTAATATTATGTCATTCAGATAAGCTACAATGATGATAAAACTACGCTCCATTCATAACACAAGGTAGAAATTCGCAATTTGAAAGGAAGGCTATTTAACTACCAAAGTTCATACAAATTGTATCCTATCCCTGTTTGTacatttcatatgattaatagatgcaTAAAAATACCTGATAATGAGCTAGCAGGTTGACATATCTTCGAATATGGGAGGTGAACTGTACATAGCCAGGAATTCCAAGCAAACCATGTGTCGACTGAACCCTACAAACGTACTGAACCCTACAAACGTTAGAGTGTCAACGGTTTCAAGTAAAAGTAATAAATGCATCTATACTATTCAATTGGTTAGGTACACACTTAAAACTTCAGAAAATCTCCAGAGATACAATCTTGTTCTAAATTCTAAGTGATATCAGGAATGATGCAAAATGCCCAGCCAACTGTTTGACGTTCAATTTGTAACCTATATTATCATCTGAAAATGTAATCTGGTGAGCATAAAATTTCCTTCTCGACATGGAAAAGGGTCATTTAAATCACGAGAGAATTCTTTGCAACTTAAATCGACCACAGTAGAGTAGTATGAATGTATACCAATCTGATGGtgtgtttcttttctcattctaagaGAAGTACAATCGTGCTTGTGCTTTCATCATATGGTAATTACAAATGACTGATGAAAGGATGATGTATAGACGAGCAACCAGAAAAGGACTATCTACCTCTTACCTGGCTACAACGCCACTGTGCATGAATACAAGCAGCTTCTTGAAGAATCCTGAATTTAGTTCGTTACCTACACAAAAAGATAAAAAATAATAATCAAATCTAGGTTTCATGAAACTTGCATGTTCAAAGAATAAGATTTGGCATATCATTCATGACAAAATGACCAGATATAAAAAAACAAGCAGCCTGGCATAACTTCAGTTACAGATCAAAAGTGAGAACAAGAAGAAAATGTAGAAAACTAGTAAAATTGTATGACAAAACTAAAGATCTGTAAAAATACTCACATATCTAGATGCACTTGATGTGATGCAGGCATATAGTTATGGACATCTTCCAGTGGCCTTATGTTTTTGTTAGTAGTTGAGTAATTGCCGAAACATCCACAAAACTTATTAAGATTTGTTTCACTCTGCAAAAAATCATTATCCAATGCAGTCTACTAACAATCGCACAATATCTATAAATAGAAATTAATGGTAATTGATGGCTAGGGTTTGAACTTTACTACTTCAAAGACTTCTTTGTTTCCATGAATGAAATCAGCACTGATATTACTAAAGAGATTAATAAACTAAGGACCAAGTGAAAAATTAAATCACTTGGGCTATGGAAGGTTCATCGCTGGGACTTCAAACCTGCAAGAAGAGGGAGAGATGGAGAGAGAGCTTACGGATGTTTTTATTGCCGCCATGGATAGCTAAGAGAGATGGGGGCAACACGACCATGCTCCTAGTTGCCAGAAAATAAGGGAGCAGAGACCACCCGCCTTGTTCTGAACCAGCAGGAACGAAGGAACCTTGTCCCGCTCAGATCTGCTACCATGGGAGGGTGGAGAGGGAGCTGGGTATGGATTGGGGCAGAGGTGGCATCGGAGGAAGGGGAGAGGTGGCCTCACTGGGCGCTTGGGAGCGAACAAGAAGTGCCGCCGCCGGCAGCTGGGTGAGAGCATCGGTGCCACAGGACCGTCTGCACATGGGGAAACAACACCGATGTGGGGATGGGGGTGGTGATAGACTGGAGGGAGGAATAGATGGACAGAGTTGGAAGCATCGCCGGATGCGAGTGTCGCCAGCGCTGCCGCTCGCCGTGCCGCTCAGATCTGGAGAGAAAGAGATAAGGTAGAGAGGACAGAGAGGATAGCGGGGTGGTGTTTTTTTCACACGGGTGATTATTAGGAGGTGGGCTGTGGGAGCGCGCGGCATGAAAGTTTCGGATGGGCTTCGCGCTAAGTTTTCACAAACGCGCGAACAGATATTTTTGGCGGCCCAGTTGTCGACCCACAGTCAGTCGGGTAGATTTGCCGACCGACTGTGTGACAAGAGTGCAATTATTACCCACCAACAGCTTGATGTTATACATTTTAGCATTCCCGACCGACAGTTGGTTGTTATATACGTGTAATACTGACCAATAGTCTGATAATAGTTTTACCAACAAACAGTCAGTCGGCAAAATAGCCTTTTTCCAACACACAATTGTAGGGAATGCGGTGTCGTGGTGTAgtgaatagtccacaaaacgggtcagaattggccaaaactatgagtcttgatgtccgacacttaaacgcaccccagggttcgttaatcgtgaaaat contains the following coding sequences:
- the LOC119342695 gene encoding uncharacterized protein LOC119342695 isoform X4: MVVLPPSLLAIHGGNKNIRNELNSGFFKKLLVFMHSGVVARVQYVCRVQSTHGLLGIPGYVQFTSHIRRYVNLLAHYQD
- the LOC119342695 gene encoding uncharacterized protein LOC119342695 isoform X3 gives rise to the protein MVVLPPSLLAIHGGNKNIRNELNSGFFKKLLVFMHSGVVARVQYVCRVQSTHGLLGIPGYVQFTSHIRRYVNLLAHYQRLINQ
- the LOC119342695 gene encoding uncharacterized protein LOC119342695 isoform X2, with the protein product MVVLPPSLLAIHGGNKNIRNELNSGFFKKLLVFMHSGVVARVQYVCRVQSTHGLLGIPGYVQFTSHIRRYVNLLAHYQRAIGWQVI
- the LOC119342695 gene encoding uncharacterized protein LOC119342695 isoform X1 codes for the protein MVVLPPSLLAIHGGNKNIRNELNSGFFKKLLVFMHSGVVARVQYVCRVQSTHGLLGIPGYVQFTSHIRRYVNLLAHYQERHARGRGTMMPAVYVNVIFWVMVIDSLEMHFSYHFINPHCVWDNEP